In a genomic window of Xylophilus rhododendri:
- a CDS encoding HIT family protein, with protein sequence MSEAKKVPGCVLCEGEGGVPVWSGPRFRLIRTEEAPGFPAFYRVVWLDHVAEFSDLSVADRALCMEAVALCEKVLRSELRPDKINLAALGNMTPHLHWHVVARFEDDSHFPAPLWAQPQRERDTAHESALARRLPAVDAALAARFAASFAQAALPF encoded by the coding sequence GTGAGCGAAGCGAAGAAAGTGCCCGGCTGCGTGCTGTGCGAAGGCGAGGGCGGCGTGCCGGTGTGGAGCGGCCCGCGTTTCCGGCTGATCCGCACCGAGGAGGCGCCGGGCTTCCCGGCCTTCTACCGCGTGGTCTGGCTGGACCATGTGGCCGAGTTCTCCGACCTGTCGGTGGCCGACCGGGCGCTGTGCATGGAGGCCGTTGCGCTGTGCGAGAAGGTGCTGCGCAGCGAGCTGCGGCCCGACAAGATCAACCTGGCCGCGCTCGGCAACATGACGCCGCATCTGCACTGGCATGTGGTGGCGCGTTTCGAGGACGACAGCCATTTCCCCGCGCCGCTCTGGGCCCAGCCCCAGCGCGAACGCGATACCGCGCACGAGTCCGCGCTGGCACGCCGGCTGCCCGCCGTCGATGCCGCGCTGGCCGCGCGCTTCGCCGCCAGCTTCGCTCAGGCCGCCTTGCCCTTCTGA
- a CDS encoding ubiquinone biosynthesis accessory factor UbiJ → MDAPKSPFSLLDGLFDKLGSVQPPRWFQEEAQHRLVLLLNHVLQQEPEATARLARQKNRIALLQWRQFTLRLQATPAGLLDLAPDGQVPDLTLTITEESPFALMQAAVRGDKPAVRIEGDVQFAAEINWLVDHVRWDLEEDLARIVGDTPAHFIGSAARRMAEALRGFVSRKGAAPAGAAGTTAPADGPQA, encoded by the coding sequence ATGGACGCACCCAAGTCTCCCTTCTCGCTGCTCGACGGCCTCTTCGACAAACTCGGCAGCGTGCAGCCGCCGCGCTGGTTCCAGGAGGAGGCGCAGCACCGCCTCGTGCTGCTGCTCAACCATGTGCTGCAGCAGGAGCCCGAGGCCACCGCCCGCCTGGCCCGCCAGAAGAACCGCATCGCGCTGCTGCAGTGGCGCCAGTTCACGCTGCGCCTGCAGGCCACGCCCGCCGGCCTGCTCGACCTGGCGCCCGATGGCCAGGTGCCCGACCTGACGCTGACCATCACCGAGGAATCCCCCTTCGCGCTGATGCAGGCGGCGGTGCGCGGCGACAAGCCGGCGGTGCGCATCGAAGGCGATGTGCAGTTCGCCGCCGAGATCAACTGGCTGGTCGACCATGTGCGCTGGGACCTCGAGGAAGACCTCGCCCGCATCGTCGGCGACACGCCCGCGCACTTCATCGGCTCGGCCGCCCGGCGCATGGCCGAGGCGCTGCGCGGCTTCGTCTCGCGCAAGGGCGCCGCACCCGCGGGTGCGGCCGGCACCACGGCGCCGGCCGACGGCCCGCAGGCCTGA
- a CDS encoding FmdB family zinc ribbon protein, translating into MPFYAYKCESCGFAKDVLQKMSDPQLTVCPQCGAETFRKQVTAAGFQLKGSGWYVTDFRGGNSGAPPAAPAAKTDGGDSAGAAPAPAAAAPAPAASPAPAAPAPAPAPAKKD; encoded by the coding sequence ATGCCCTTTTACGCCTACAAATGCGAATCCTGCGGCTTTGCCAAGGACGTGCTGCAGAAGATGTCGGACCCGCAGCTGACCGTCTGCCCCCAGTGCGGCGCCGAGACCTTCCGCAAGCAGGTGACGGCCGCGGGCTTCCAGCTGAAGGGCTCTGGCTGGTACGTGACCGACTTCCGCGGCGGCAACAGCGGTGCGCCGCCCGCCGCGCCGGCGGCCAAGACCGACGGCGGCGACAGCGCCGGTGCCGCGCCAGCGCCCGCCGCAGCGGCGCCCGCGCCGGCCGCATCGCCGGCCCCCGCGGCCCCCGCACCCGCGCCGGCCCCGGCCAAGAAGGACTGA
- the ubiE gene encoding bifunctional demethylmenaquinone methyltransferase/2-methoxy-6-polyprenyl-1,4-benzoquinol methylase UbiE, whose amino-acid sequence MSSTHFGFQTVDEQEKARHVRGVFDKVAPKYDVMNDLMSAGLHRAWKAYTVLVADVREGHKVLDIAGGTGDMAMAFSKKVGSTGEVVHTDINAAMLSTGRDRLIDAGINLPTAVCDAEQLPFGDNHFDRVCVAFGLRNMTHKDKALAEMCRVLKPGGKLLVLEFSQVAQPLRKAYDWYSFNILPKLGKLVAGDDASYRYLAESIRMHPPQKELKALMRNSGFGHVDYHNMTGGIAALHVGIKC is encoded by the coding sequence ATGAGCAGTACCCACTTTGGATTCCAGACAGTCGACGAGCAGGAAAAAGCCCGCCATGTGCGCGGCGTGTTCGACAAGGTCGCCCCCAAATACGACGTCATGAACGACCTGATGTCGGCAGGCCTGCACCGGGCCTGGAAGGCCTACACCGTGCTGGTGGCCGACGTGCGCGAAGGCCACAAGGTGCTCGACATCGCGGGCGGCACCGGCGACATGGCCATGGCCTTCTCGAAGAAGGTCGGCAGCACCGGCGAGGTGGTGCATACCGACATCAACGCCGCCATGCTCTCCACCGGCCGCGACCGGTTGATCGATGCCGGCATCAACCTGCCCACGGCGGTCTGCGATGCGGAACAACTGCCCTTCGGCGACAACCATTTCGACCGCGTCTGCGTGGCCTTCGGCCTGCGCAACATGACCCACAAGGACAAGGCCCTGGCCGAGATGTGCCGCGTGCTCAAGCCCGGCGGCAAGCTGCTGGTGCTGGAGTTCTCGCAGGTCGCACAGCCGCTGCGCAAGGCCTACGACTGGTACTCCTTCAACATCCTCCCCAAGCTGGGCAAGCTGGTGGCCGGCGACGATGCCAGCTACCGCTACCTGGCCGAATCCATCCGCATGCATCCGCCGCAAAAAGAACTCAAGGCGCTCATGCGCAATAGCGGCTTTGGCCATGTGGACTATCACAACATGACCGGTGGCATCGCCGCCCTCCATGTTGGAATCAAGTGCTGA
- a CDS encoding gamma-butyrobetaine hydroxylase-like domain-containing protein, with protein MKTPTAITLHAKSRVLELAFGEGEVFRLPFELLRVYSPSAEVQGHGPGQEVLQTGKREVTIVDLEPVGHYAIKPSFSDGHASGLYTWDYLYELGSQQDAYWKRYEQRLAEAGADRDALMVARSSGGGSCGV; from the coding sequence ATGAAAACACCTACCGCGATCACCCTGCACGCCAAGTCGCGTGTGCTGGAACTGGCCTTCGGCGAAGGGGAGGTGTTCCGCCTGCCCTTCGAGCTGCTGCGCGTGTATTCGCCCTCGGCCGAAGTGCAGGGCCATGGCCCCGGCCAGGAGGTGCTGCAGACCGGCAAACGCGAGGTGACCATCGTCGATCTGGAGCCGGTCGGCCACTACGCCATCAAGCCCAGCTTCTCCGACGGGCATGCCTCGGGCCTCTATACCTGGGACTATCTCTACGAGCTCGGCAGCCAGCAGGACGCGTACTGGAAACGCTACGAGCAACGCCTGGCCGAGGCGGGCGCGGACCGCGATGCACTCATGGTCGCGCGTTCATCCGGCGGTGGTTCCTGCGGGGTCTGA
- a CDS encoding DUF502 domain-containing protein, translated as MNALRKWLFAGLLTIVPLAITVWVLDWIIGILDQTLLILPAAWQPDRLLGFHLPGFGVLLALLILLVVGAITSNFVGKKLVKWGDAVLGRIPVVRSIYSSVKQVSDTLFSESGNAFRTAVLIQWPREGVWSIGFVTGSPGGDVATYLREDFLSVYVPTTPNPTGGYFVMLRRSDCIELDMSVDEALKYIVSMGVVVPVGPTRPAPSSLTA; from the coding sequence ATGAACGCCCTGCGCAAATGGCTGTTCGCCGGCTTGCTGACGATCGTCCCGCTGGCCATCACCGTCTGGGTGCTGGACTGGATCATCGGCATCCTCGACCAGACCCTGCTGATCCTGCCCGCCGCCTGGCAGCCCGACCGCCTGCTGGGCTTTCACCTGCCCGGCTTCGGCGTGCTGCTGGCGCTGCTGATCCTGCTGGTGGTGGGCGCCATCACCAGCAACTTCGTCGGCAAGAAGCTGGTGAAGTGGGGCGACGCGGTGCTGGGCCGCATCCCGGTGGTGCGCTCCATCTATTCGAGCGTCAAGCAGGTCTCGGACACGCTGTTCTCGGAAAGCGGCAACGCCTTCCGCACGGCGGTGCTGATCCAGTGGCCGCGCGAAGGCGTCTGGTCGATCGGCTTCGTCACCGGCTCGCCCGGCGGCGACGTGGCGACCTATCTGCGCGAGGATTTCCTCAGCGTCTACGTGCCCACCACGCCCAACCCCACCGGCGGCTACTTCGTCATGCTGCGGCGCAGCGACTGCATCGAACTCGACATGAGTGTCGATGAAGCCCTGAAGTACATCGTCTCCATGGGCGTGGTCGTGCCCGTCGGCCCGACCCGTCCCGCTCCCTCTTCCCTGACTGCCTGA
- a CDS encoding Tim44 domain-containing protein has translation MMKILSALLVGVLLFGSLDAEAAKRMGGGGSFGRQSSNVTQRQAAPQAPASAPQNAGQNNAAARPGTPAATPPAAAPRRPWAGMLGGLAAGLGLAWLAHSLGMGGAFGQMLMFLLLAGVVVFAISMFMRRRNPGNNGNGYAFQGAGASPASAEAPSAYNPAKVGNDASARPWEAAPAAFDSRPAAGGVVIGSGLGQSAASSQSALSGSQSWGVPEGFDTEGFLTAAKRNFVLLQDAWDRADIPTLRTMMTDSMVEEIRVQLNEREAQSGGKPNKTEVVMLESTLLGIEDAGADYLASVEFSGVIREDPSAGPSPFREVWNMAKPKDGKSGWLVAGVQALQ, from the coding sequence ATGATGAAGATCCTGTCCGCGCTGCTCGTAGGCGTGCTGCTGTTCGGCAGCCTCGACGCCGAAGCCGCCAAGCGCATGGGCGGCGGCGGCTCCTTCGGCCGCCAGTCGTCCAACGTGACGCAGCGCCAGGCCGCGCCCCAGGCGCCGGCCTCCGCGCCGCAGAACGCTGGCCAGAACAACGCCGCCGCGCGCCCCGGCACGCCCGCCGCCACGCCGCCGGCCGCAGCACCGCGCCGCCCCTGGGCCGGCATGCTGGGCGGCCTGGCCGCGGGCCTGGGCCTGGCATGGCTGGCGCATTCGCTGGGCATGGGCGGCGCCTTCGGCCAGATGCTGATGTTCCTGCTGCTGGCCGGCGTGGTGGTCTTCGCGATCAGCATGTTCATGCGCCGCCGCAACCCGGGCAACAACGGCAACGGCTACGCCTTCCAGGGCGCGGGTGCGTCGCCGGCTTCGGCCGAGGCGCCGTCGGCCTACAACCCGGCCAAGGTCGGCAACGATGCCTCGGCCCGTCCCTGGGAAGCCGCACCGGCGGCCTTCGACAGCCGCCCGGCAGCGGGTGGCGTGGTGATCGGCTCGGGCCTCGGCCAGTCGGCGGCTTCGTCGCAGTCGGCGCTGTCCGGCTCGCAGAGCTGGGGCGTTCCCGAGGGCTTCGACACCGAAGGCTTCCTGACCGCCGCCAAGCGCAACTTCGTGCTGCTGCAGGACGCCTGGGACCGTGCCGACATCCCCACCCTGCGCACCATGATGACCGACAGCATGGTCGAAGAGATCCGCGTGCAGTTGAACGAGCGCGAGGCGCAGTCCGGCGGCAAGCCCAACAAGACCGAGGTGGTGATGCTGGAATCCACCCTGCTGGGCATCGAGGATGCGGGCGCCGACTACCTGGCGAGCGTGGAGTTCTCCGGCGTGATCCGCGAGGATCCCTCCGCCGGCCCGAGCCCCTTCCGCGAGGTGTGGAACATGGCCAAGCCCAAGGACGGCAAGTCCGGCTGGCTGGTGGCGGGCGTGCAGGCCCTCCAGTAA
- the ubiB gene encoding ubiquinone biosynthesis regulatory protein kinase UbiB, giving the protein MTRFLRGLAILWIALRYGLDELVLSNFRQPWLRTLTRIVTIGRKLDAPRGQRLREALETLGPIYVKLGQVLSTRRDLLPPDVAEELAKLQDRVPPFPVEVAVATIERAFRRPIESVFVSFDRVPVASASIAQVHFAVLRDRQGREREVAVKVRRPGMLAAIEKDLALMAMTAGWVENLSADGKRLKPREVVGEFNKYLHDELDFVREAANAAQLRRNMAGLDIVQIPEMFWDFCHPDVIVMERMTAVPVNQTERLRAAGVDMKRLARDGVTLFFTQVFRDGFFHADMHPGNIQVSIEPHNLGSYVLLDFGIVGTLTEFDKDYLAQNFTAFFRRDYKRVAELHVESGWVPPNTRVDELESAIRAVCEPYFDRPLKDLSLGMVLMRLFQTSRRFHVEIQPQLVLLQKTLLNIEGLGRQLDPDLDLWSTAKPFLEKWMVDQIGPKKLFTALREQAPHYAKLLPELPRLLHDFLQHRTKGGDPRQQALAEELLRAQQRTNKLLQRLLYGGMGFVLGLLVMQLVIRVRIF; this is encoded by the coding sequence ATGACGCGTTTTCTCCGGGGCCTGGCCATTCTGTGGATCGCCCTGCGCTACGGGCTGGACGAGCTGGTGCTGTCGAACTTCCGCCAGCCCTGGCTGCGCACGCTCACCCGCATCGTCACCATCGGCCGCAAGCTCGATGCGCCGCGCGGCCAGCGCCTGCGCGAGGCGCTGGAGACCCTGGGCCCGATCTACGTGAAGCTGGGCCAGGTGCTCTCCACCCGGCGCGACCTGCTGCCGCCGGACGTGGCCGAGGAACTCGCCAAGCTGCAGGACCGCGTGCCGCCCTTCCCGGTGGAAGTGGCGGTGGCCACCATCGAACGCGCCTTCCGCCGGCCGATCGAGAGTGTCTTCGTCTCCTTCGACCGGGTGCCGGTGGCCAGCGCCTCCATCGCCCAGGTCCACTTCGCCGTGCTGCGCGACCGCCAGGGCCGCGAGCGCGAGGTGGCGGTGAAGGTGCGCCGTCCCGGCATGCTGGCCGCCATCGAGAAAGATCTGGCCCTGATGGCCATGACCGCCGGCTGGGTGGAGAACCTTTCGGCCGACGGCAAGCGCCTGAAGCCGCGCGAGGTGGTCGGCGAATTCAACAAGTACCTGCACGACGAGCTGGACTTCGTGCGCGAGGCCGCCAACGCCGCCCAGCTGCGCCGCAACATGGCGGGCCTGGACATCGTGCAGATCCCCGAGATGTTCTGGGACTTCTGCCATCCCGACGTGATCGTGATGGAGCGCATGACGGCCGTGCCGGTCAACCAGACCGAGCGCCTGCGCGCCGCCGGCGTCGACATGAAGCGCCTGGCGCGCGACGGCGTCACCCTGTTCTTCACCCAGGTGTTCCGCGACGGCTTCTTCCATGCCGACATGCACCCGGGCAACATCCAGGTGAGCATCGAACCGCACAACCTGGGCAGCTACGTGCTGCTGGACTTCGGCATCGTCGGCACGCTGACCGAGTTCGACAAGGACTACCTGGCGCAGAACTTCACCGCCTTCTTCCGGCGCGACTACAAGCGGGTGGCCGAGCTGCATGTGGAATCCGGCTGGGTGCCGCCCAATACCCGGGTGGACGAGCTGGAGTCGGCGATCCGCGCGGTCTGCGAACCGTATTTCGACCGGCCGCTCAAGGACCTGTCGCTGGGCATGGTGCTGATGCGCCTGTTCCAGACCTCGCGCCGCTTCCACGTCGAGATCCAGCCGCAGCTGGTGCTGCTGCAGAAGACCCTGCTCAACATCGAAGGCCTGGGCCGCCAGCTCGATCCCGACCTGGACCTGTGGAGCACCGCCAAGCCCTTCCTCGAAAAATGGATGGTCGACCAGATCGGCCCGAAGAAGCTGTTCACCGCGCTGCGCGAGCAGGCGCCGCACTACGCCAAGCTGTTGCCCGAGCTGCCGCGCCTGCTGCACGACTTCCTGCAGCACCGCACCAAGGGCGGCGACCCGCGCCAGCAGGCGCTGGCCGAGGAACTGCTGCGCGCCCAGCAGCGCACCAACAAGCTGCTGCAGCGCCTGCTATACGGTGGCATGGGTTTTGTATTGGGACTGCTGGTGATGCAGCTCGTGATCCGCGTGCGCATCTTCTAG
- a CDS encoding sodium:solute symporter family protein, translating into MLLTLVFAYLLVTVAIGLIAARRVKNTADFAIAGRHLPLAMIVTTTFATWFGSETVLGIPARFIEGGLNGVVEDPFGAGTCLILVGVFFAGKLYRMSLLTISDYYRERYGRQVEVLCSLIIMLSYLGWVSAQVTALGLVFNLLSGGAIAVPAGMAIGVVSILAYTLFGGMWSVAVTDFMQMIILVGGLAVLAFFAGDMAGGAGKVIDFATSRELFKFWPEPKLHDMLFFFAAAITMMLGSIPQQDVFQRVMSANGLKAATRGPVIGGVCYILFAFVPMFLVASALIIMPEQAQALLKEDPQKILPTLVMERMPFVMQVLFFGALLSAIKSTASATLLAPSVTFTENIWRQFRPGGTDAQNLRTMRITVLVFSLCVLAYAVASRGTSIYEMVSGAYQVTLVGAFVPLVAGLYWKRASTQGALASIVLGLLAWGACLASSLGEVVPAQFAGLLGAVVGMLAGSLLPQGVANRHTPHRPVEGLS; encoded by the coding sequence GTGCTGCTGACCCTTGTTTTCGCCTATCTGCTGGTCACCGTCGCCATCGGCCTGATCGCCGCCCGGCGGGTGAAGAACACCGCCGACTTCGCCATCGCCGGCCGCCACCTGCCGCTGGCCATGATCGTCACCACCACCTTCGCCACCTGGTTCGGCTCGGAGACGGTGCTGGGCATCCCGGCGCGTTTCATCGAGGGCGGGCTCAACGGCGTGGTGGAAGACCCCTTCGGCGCCGGCACCTGCCTGATCCTGGTGGGCGTGTTCTTCGCCGGCAAGCTCTACCGCATGTCGCTGCTGACCATCAGCGACTACTACCGCGAACGCTACGGCCGCCAGGTGGAGGTGCTGTGCTCGCTCATCATCATGCTGAGCTACCTGGGCTGGGTGTCGGCGCAGGTCACCGCGCTGGGGCTGGTCTTCAACCTGCTGTCGGGCGGGGCGATCGCGGTGCCGGCCGGCATGGCGATCGGCGTGGTGTCCATCCTGGCCTATACGCTTTTCGGCGGCATGTGGTCGGTGGCGGTGACCGACTTCATGCAGATGATCATCCTGGTAGGCGGCCTGGCCGTCCTGGCCTTCTTCGCCGGCGACATGGCCGGCGGCGCGGGCAAGGTGATCGACTTCGCCACCAGCCGCGAGCTGTTCAAGTTCTGGCCCGAGCCCAAGCTGCACGACATGCTGTTTTTCTTCGCCGCGGCCATCACCATGATGCTGGGCTCGATACCGCAGCAGGACGTGTTCCAGCGGGTGATGTCGGCCAACGGCCTGAAGGCGGCGACGCGCGGCCCGGTGATCGGCGGCGTCTGCTACATCCTGTTTGCCTTCGTGCCGATGTTCCTGGTGGCCAGCGCGCTGATCATCATGCCGGAGCAGGCGCAGGCCCTGCTCAAGGAAGATCCGCAGAAGATCCTGCCCACGCTGGTGATGGAGCGCATGCCCTTCGTCATGCAGGTGCTGTTCTTCGGCGCGCTGCTGTCGGCCATCAAGTCGACCGCCTCGGCCACGCTGCTGGCGCCCAGCGTCACCTTCACCGAGAACATCTGGCGCCAGTTCCGCCCCGGCGGCACCGACGCCCAGAACCTGCGCACCATGCGCATCACCGTGCTGGTGTTCAGCCTCTGCGTGCTGGCCTATGCGGTGGCCAGCCGCGGCACCTCGATCTACGAGATGGTCTCCGGCGCCTATCAGGTGACGCTGGTGGGCGCCTTCGTGCCGCTGGTGGCCGGGCTCTACTGGAAACGCGCCAGCACGCAGGGCGCGCTGGCCTCCATCGTGCTGGGCCTGCTGGCCTGGGGCGCCTGCCTGGCGTCCAGCCTTGGCGAGGTGGTGCCGGCGCAGTTCGCCGGACTGCTGGGTGCGGTCGTCGGCATGCTGGCGGGTTCGCTGCTGCCGCAGGGCGTGGCCAACCGGCACACGCCGCACCGGCCGGTCGAAGGCCTCTCCTGA